A DNA window from Brassica napus cultivar Da-Ae chromosome C1, Da-Ae, whole genome shotgun sequence contains the following coding sequences:
- the LOC125580039 gene encoding uncharacterized protein LOC125580039: MSSSSSDEANKAFDEMVDKVVDNFIDTVVDGQTNYRKKRAYIERDRERGHNQLWKDYFMENPTYPPEMFRRRFRMNKPLFLRIVERLSSEVPYFQQTRDAAGRYGLSPLQKCTAAIRMLAYGQSGDTYDEYLRLGDSTSRLCLANFTDAIIQLFGDEYLRRPTPEDLQRLLDVGEVREFPVMIGSIDCRKAEKFAEKQESARKDVERAFGVLQSRFAIVKNPALQWDKENIGKIMKTCIILHNMIVENERHGYAQINTSEFESGESSRSSRVRSRDSIHVGDMLGIRREVRDLEKHARLKADLVENIWQKFGDEDE, encoded by the exons atgtcttcctcatcaagcGATGAAGCAAATAAAGCTTTTGATGAAATGGTCGACAAAGTTGTTGATAATTTCATAGACACAGTAGTTGATGGTCAAACCAACTACCGGAAGAaacgagcttatatcgaaagagatCGAGAGCGAGGACACAATCAACTATGGAAAGACTATTTCATGGAAAATCCTACATACCCACCTGAAATGTTTAGGAggcgttttcgaatgaacaaacCACTGTTTCTTCGCATTGTCGAGCGTCTAAGTAGTGAAGTTCCATACTTTCAGCAAACAAGAGATGCTGCGGGAAGGTACGGGCTTTCTCCCcttcaaaagtgtacggcagctATACGTATGCTCGCATATGGTCAGTCGGGAGATAcatatgacgaatatctccgacttggtgacaGTACATCACGTTTATGTTTGGCAAATTTCACTGATGCAATAAtacagttgtttggagatgagtatctacgaagacCTACCCCCgaggatcttcaacgattaCTCGATGTTGGAGAGGTACGAGAGTTTCCGGTGATGATAggcagcatcgact gtcgTAAAGCCGAGAAATTTGCTGAAAAGCAAGAATCCgccagaaaagatgtcgaacgggcttttggagtattgcaatcgAGGTTTGCAATTGTTAAAAACCCAGCTCTACAATGGGACAAGGAAAATATAGGAAAGATAATGAAAACTTGTatcatattgcacaatatgatagtagagaacGAACGACACGGATACGCTCAAATTAATACATCTGAGTTTGAGTCAGGAGAGTCCAGCAGAAGTTCAAGGGTGAGAAGCAGAGATAGTATTCATGTCGGTGATATGTTAGGCATCCGCAGAGAAGTTCGAGATTTAGAGAAGCATGCTCGATTGAAAGCTGATCTAGTGGAAAATATTTGGCAAAAgtttggtgatgaagatgaataa
- the LOC106408083 gene encoding glutathione S-transferase T2-like, with protein MEPISLNSHGFVNLLASQSSQPIDIGCSEVPKPAERRKWTTKEDVVLISAWLNTSKDPIVSNEQKAGSFWKRIEECVNASPLLVGSVPMEWSQCKQRWGRVNEQVCKFVGCHGAALKKQASGQTENDVMKAAHDIFFNDYNAKFTLEHCWRELRFDQKWRSHTSTRDGAKEKRKEPAEEVGGEQDVRPPGVKASKAAKRKKHFNEPAFDQIESILEAKNNLSKHKLLDRLLGKNAETLSDQEIALKNKLISEML; from the coding sequence ATGGAACCAATTTCCCTTAACTCTCACGGGTTCGTTAACCTCCTTGCCTCCCAGAGCAGTCAACCAATAGATATTGGTTGTTCTGAGGTTCCAAAACCTGCGGAAAGGCGGAAGTGGACAACCAAAGAAGATGTGGTGCTGATcagtgcttggttgaacacCAGCAAGGATCCAATCGTGAGTAATGAGCAGAAGGCTGGCTCATTTTGGAAGCGCATAGAGGAGTGTGTGAATGCAAGCCCTCTGCTTGTTGGCTCCGTTCCTATGGAGTGGAGTcaatgtaagcagaggtggggtAGGGTTAATGAACAGGTTTGCAAGTTCGTGGGATGTCACGGAGCTGCTTTGAAGAAGCAAGCCAGTGGACAAACTGAGAATGATGTCATGAAGGCGGCTCATGACATCTTCTTTAATGACTACAATGCCAAGTTCACTCTTGAACATTGTTGGAGGGAGCTTCGGTTTGATCAAAAATGGAGATCCCACACTTCGACACGAGATGGTGCAAAGGAGAAGAGGAAGGAACCTGCGGAAGAGGTGGGTGGCGAGCAAGATGTTAGGCCTCCCGGTGTGAAGGCTTCCAAAGCAGCAAAACGCAAGAAACACTTCAATGAACCAGCGTTTGATCAGATAGAGAGCATtttagaggcaaagaataacTTATCCAAACACAAACTCCTAGACAGGTTGCTAGGAAAAAATGCAGAAACTCTTTCTGATCAAGAAATAGCTCTAAAAAACAAACTCATTTCAGAAATGCTTTAA
- the LOC125580273 gene encoding protein LIGHT-DEPENDENT SHORT HYPOCOTYLS 7-like — protein MASPSNKGKNIAEGSTSEQPLPQQPQPPPNSPALSRYESQKRRDWNTFGQYLRNQQPPVHISQCSSNNILDFLQYLDQFGKTKVHAHGCIFFGQVEPAGQCNCPLKQAWGSLDALIGRLRAAYEENGGLSERNPFAGGGIRVFLREVRDSQAKARGVPYNKRKKKRRNPMQRHDVEDGTTGTSSSNLPS, from the coding sequence ATGGCTAGTCCTAGCAACAAAGGCAAAAACATAGCAGAAGGATCCACGTCTGAACAACCGCTGCCGCAGCAACCACAACCACCTCCTAATTCACCAGCGTTAAGCCGGTACGAATCACAGAAACGTCGAGACTGGAACACGTTTGGTCAGTACCTTCGTAACCAGCAGCCACCAGTACACATCTCACAGTGCAGCTCTAACAACATCCTAGACTTCCTCCAATATCTTGACCAGTTTGGAAAGACAAAGGTTCATGCACATGGATGTATTTTCTTCGGACAAGTTGAACCAGCAGGACAGTGTAACTGTCCTTTAAAACAAGCGTGGGGGAGTTTGGATGCTTTGATCGGACGGCTGAGAGCAGCATACGAGGAGAACGGAGGGTTGTCGGAGAGAAACCCATTTGCCGGCGGTGGGATTAGGGTTTTTCTAAGGGAAGTGAGAGATTCACAGGCCAAGGCAAGAGGAGTTCCGTACaataaaaggaagaagaagaggaggaatccTATGCAGAGGCATGATGTTGAAGATGGTACTACGGGGACTAGTAGCTCCAACTTGCCATCTTAG